A genome region from Deinococcus sp. KNUC1210 includes the following:
- a CDS encoding aspartate carbamoyltransferase catalytic subunit, producing the protein MSAYADPHPKHLLDFQDWSTERLNAILDNADTMSKVLDRPVKKVPALQGLTVCTVFFENSTRTRISFELAARRMSADVVSFAASSSSLSKGESLRDTIETLTAYKIDAYVVRHSASGAAHAVARFSGKPTINAGDGLRAHPTQALLDAYTIRREYGELSGRKVAIIGDIRHSRVARSNAELLTRLGAQVVLCGPATLLPRDLAGEGVTLTTDAEAAVKGADAVMALRLQTERMDAGYLGSLPEYIAGYQVNEALLEHAAPNAIVLHPGPMNRDLEISADTADGPRSRVLKQVEHGQAVRMSVLYHLLVGRG; encoded by the coding sequence GTGAGCGCCTATGCCGATCCTCATCCGAAGCACCTGCTCGACTTTCAGGACTGGAGCACCGAGCGGCTGAATGCCATTCTGGACAATGCCGACACCATGTCGAAGGTGCTCGACAGGCCAGTCAAGAAGGTTCCGGCGCTCCAGGGCCTGACCGTCTGCACGGTCTTTTTCGAGAACAGCACGCGCACCCGCATTTCCTTTGAGCTGGCGGCCCGCCGTATGAGCGCTGACGTGGTCTCGTTTGCCGCCAGCAGCAGCAGTCTCAGCAAGGGCGAGTCGCTGCGCGACACCATCGAGACGCTGACGGCGTACAAGATCGACGCCTACGTGGTCCGGCACTCGGCCAGCGGCGCGGCGCACGCGGTTGCCCGCTTCAGCGGCAAGCCCACCATCAATGCCGGAGACGGGCTGCGGGCACACCCTACCCAGGCACTTCTCGACGCCTACACCATCCGCCGGGAATACGGCGAACTGAGCGGGCGTAAAGTCGCCATCATCGGAGATATCCGGCATTCGCGGGTGGCCCGCAGCAACGCCGAACTGCTGACCCGGCTGGGCGCACAGGTCGTACTGTGCGGCCCCGCCACGCTGCTGCCGCGTGATCTGGCGGGCGAGGGCGTGACCCTGACCACCGACGCGGAGGCCGCCGTGAAGGGAGCCGACGCGGTCATGGCGCTGAGGCTTCAGACTGAGCGCATGGACGCGGGCTATCTGGGCAGCCTGCCGGAGTACATCGCGGGCTATCAGGTGAATGAGGCGCTGCTGGAACACGCCGCCCCGAACGCTATCGTGCTGCACCCCGGTCCGATGAACCGCGATCTGGAGATCTCCGCCGACACCGCTGACGGGCCACGCAGCCGTGTGCTGAAGCAGGTCGAGCACGGGCAGGCCGTGAGGATGAGCGTGCTGTATCACCTGCTGGTCGGGCGGGGATAA
- a CDS encoding transcriptional regulator, whose product MFNPPTVEDLQETRRANEKLVLAALDSKPEWVETELAKTTGLALSHLRAALASLLDQGRVRRLPGTGTRAVYGLADPGLADVPATPLTPLAKKVRTYLEGRADSALHMAEELRSTREEVMASLSLLNAHNMITCTFVGSLVIFRLKEAQALLDQKDSQKERVEGKKKQVA is encoded by the coding sequence ATGTTTAATCCCCCCACCGTCGAAGATCTGCAGGAAACCCGCCGCGCTAACGAAAAGTTGGTTCTGGCCGCTCTGGACAGCAAGCCAGAGTGGGTAGAAACCGAGCTTGCAAAAACCACCGGACTGGCACTGTCGCACCTGCGTGCAGCGCTGGCGAGCCTGCTCGACCAGGGCCGCGTGCGCCGCTTACCCGGCACCGGCACCCGCGCCGTGTACGGTCTGGCCGATCCCGGTCTGGCCGATGTACCCGCAACGCCGCTGACGCCGCTCGCCAAGAAGGTTCGCACCTACCTGGAAGGCCGCGCCGACAGTGCGCTGCATATGGCCGAAGAGCTTCGCAGCACCCGCGAAGAGGTCATGGCGTCGCTCAGCCTGCTGAACGCCCACAACATGATTACCTGCACTTTTGTCGGCAGTCTGGTCATCTTCCGCCTCAAGGAAGCCCAGGCGCTGCTCGACCAGAAGGACAGTCAGAAGGAACGCGTCGAAGGCAAGAAGAAGCAAGTCGCTTAA
- a CDS encoding Hsp20/alpha crystallin family protein produces the protein MMRFDPFRDIEELTQRLDRAFYTNPQTARFAPPVDVHEDDQGLEIVLDLPGVQPSNVQIEAESQTLTVQAERRYERKEGRTAHRVERASGSFFRTFSVPAKYDLSRVDASFENGTLTIAIPRSEAAQRRTISLRTDSKTLDAGRENAAHQG, from the coding sequence ATGATGCGATTTGATCCTTTCCGTGATATCGAAGAACTGACCCAGCGCCTCGACCGCGCCTTCTACACCAATCCGCAGACTGCCCGCTTCGCCCCGCCCGTCGATGTGCACGAAGACGATCAGGGTCTGGAAATCGTTCTGGACCTGCCCGGCGTACAGCCCAGCAACGTGCAGATCGAGGCCGAGAGCCAGACGCTGACGGTGCAGGCCGAGCGCAGGTACGAGCGCAAGGAAGGCCGAACCGCTCACCGCGTCGAACGCGCTTCCGGCAGCTTCTTCCGTACCTTCAGCGTGCCTGCCAAGTACGACCTGAGCCGCGTCGACGCCAGCTTCGAGAACGGCACCCTGACCATCGCCATTCCCCGCAGCGAGGCCGCTCAGCGCCGCACCATCTCGCTGCGAACCGACAGCAAGACGCTGGACGCAGGACGCGAGAACGCCGCCCACCAGGGCTAA
- the crtI gene encoding phytoene desaturase family protein → MRSPSSPPRPSQKTALIIGSGIGGLSLGIRLQSLGFATTILERLDQPGGRAYQKRVQTDTGEYVFDMGPTVITVPQFIEELFRLEVGKAELTGDDFPPEVREAERVRSGESGGPATRNYVQLRPILPFYRIYFDDGTYFDYDGDPDSTRRQIAALAPEDLAGYERFHADARDIFERGFLELGYTHFGDVSTMLRVVPDLMRLDAVRTLFSFVGKYFSNPKMQQVFSFETLLVGGNPLSVPAIYAMIHFVEKTWGIHYAMGGTGALVRAFVQKFEELGGTLRVGTGVEQILVEGRLPGKRRARGVRLASGEELLADVVVSNGDWANTNLKLLPPSARLVNSDARVRLAQQSMSLLVVYFGFRRDGPGDTPLDLRHHNIVLGPRYQELLTEIFGSKVLSPDFSQYLHVPTLTDPTLAPAGHHAAYTLIPVPHNASGIDWKVEGPKLTARVLAFLEERGYIPNLAARLTHSEFVTPDYFEGALDSYLGNAFGPEPRLIQSAYFRPHNRHEDVGNLYLVGAGGQPGAGTPSVMMSAKMTARLIAQDFGIHPDIVGGTAQVPGAPVLLSSS, encoded by the coding sequence ATGCGTTCTCCCTCCTCTCCGCCGCGACCGTCCCAGAAAACCGCCCTGATCATCGGCTCCGGCATCGGCGGCCTGAGCCTGGGCATCCGCCTTCAGAGCCTGGGATTTGCCACCACCATCCTCGAACGCCTCGATCAGCCGGGGGGCCGCGCCTATCAGAAGCGCGTGCAGACCGACACGGGCGAGTACGTCTTCGACATGGGGCCGACCGTCATCACGGTGCCGCAGTTTATCGAGGAACTGTTCCGGCTGGAGGTGGGCAAGGCCGAGCTGACCGGCGACGACTTTCCGCCGGAGGTGCGCGAAGCCGAGCGCGTGCGGAGCGGCGAGAGCGGCGGCCCGGCCACCAGAAACTACGTGCAGTTGCGCCCGATCCTGCCGTTTTACCGCATCTATTTCGACGACGGCACCTACTTCGATTACGACGGCGATCCCGACTCGACCCGCCGCCAGATCGCCGCGCTCGCCCCGGAAGACCTGGCGGGCTACGAGCGCTTTCACGCCGATGCCCGCGACATCTTCGAGCGCGGCTTTCTGGAACTCGGCTATACGCACTTTGGAGACGTGAGCACCATGCTGCGCGTCGTGCCCGATCTGATGCGCCTCGACGCGGTTCGCACGCTGTTCAGCTTCGTGGGCAAGTATTTTTCGAACCCGAAGATGCAGCAGGTGTTCAGTTTCGAGACACTGCTGGTGGGCGGCAATCCGCTGAGCGTGCCCGCCATCTACGCCATGATTCACTTCGTCGAGAAGACCTGGGGCATTCATTACGCGATGGGCGGCACCGGGGCACTGGTGCGGGCCTTCGTGCAGAAGTTCGAGGAACTGGGCGGCACCCTCCGGGTCGGCACGGGCGTCGAGCAGATTCTGGTGGAAGGTCGGCTGCCCGGCAAGCGGCGGGCGCGGGGCGTGCGGCTTGCCAGCGGTGAAGAGCTGCTGGCCGACGTGGTGGTCAGCAACGGCGACTGGGCCAACACGAACCTGAAGCTGCTGCCTCCCTCGGCACGGCTGGTCAATTCCGATGCCCGTGTGCGGCTGGCACAGCAGTCCATGAGCCTGCTCGTCGTCTATTTCGGCTTTCGCAGAGACGGTCCCGGCGACACTCCACTCGATCTGCGCCACCACAACATCGTGCTGGGGCCGCGTTACCAGGAACTGCTCACAGAGATCTTCGGCAGCAAGGTGCTCAGCCCCGATTTCAGCCAGTACCTGCACGTCCCGACGCTTACCGATCCCACGCTGGCTCCGGCGGGCCATCACGCCGCGTATACCCTCATTCCCGTGCCGCACAACGCTTCCGGGATTGACTGGAAGGTCGAGGGGCCGAAGCTGACCGCTCGGGTGCTGGCATTTCTGGAGGAGCGCGGCTACATTCCCAACCTCGCCGCCCGCCTGACGCACTCGGAATTCGTCACACCCGACTACTTCGAGGGGGCGCTGGACAGCTATCTGGGCAACGCGTTCGGGCCGGAACCCCGGCTGATCCAGAGCGCATATTTCCGCCCGCACAACCGTCACGAGGACGTGGGCAACCTGTATCTGGTCGGAGCAGGAGGACAGCCGGGCGCGGGCACCCCCAGCGTGATGATGTCGGCCAAGATGACCGCCCGCCTGATTGCTCAGGATTTCGGAATTCATCCGGACATCGTCGGTGGGACGGCTCAGGTACCCGGCGCACCAGTCCTTCTCAGTTCTTCCTGA
- a CDS encoding quinone-dependent dihydroorotate dehydrogenase: MYARFAKPLLFRLDAERAHHLTMRGAALAGQLPGFSALLAGQLARPDPALTQTLWGQRFSSPLGLAAGLDKNAEAVPVFTALGFGFMEVGTVTPRPQPGNPLPRLFRLPEDAALINRMGFNNAGAPQMAQHLRAGRHAPVWVNIGKNKDTPNEEAADDYLKAVAALHARADGFVINVSSPNTPGLRSLQAADELSRLVGAVLAEVTARRPGLPVLVKLSPDMEAGDFAASVSAVAEVGVSGLIVSNTTLSRDGLSSAARGEAGGLSGRPLEARSTALIAQSYRLSAGKLPLVGVGGIFSAQDAYRKIRAGASLVELYTALIYAGPTLPARINAGLKELLRRDGFTHVSEAVGVDVRA, from the coding sequence ATGTATGCGCGCTTTGCCAAACCGCTGCTCTTTCGCCTGGATGCCGAACGCGCCCACCACCTCACCATGCGGGGTGCGGCGCTGGCCGGTCAGCTTCCCGGATTCAGCGCCCTGCTGGCCGGTCAGCTCGCCCGCCCCGATCCGGCTCTGACCCAGACGCTGTGGGGCCAGCGTTTCAGCTCTCCGCTGGGGCTGGCAGCGGGCCTCGACAAGAACGCCGAAGCGGTGCCGGTCTTCACGGCGCTGGGTTTCGGGTTCATGGAGGTGGGCACCGTCACGCCGCGCCCGCAGCCGGGCAATCCGCTGCCGCGCCTGTTCCGGCTGCCGGAAGACGCCGCGCTCATCAACCGCATGGGCTTCAACAACGCGGGAGCGCCGCAGATGGCGCAGCACCTCCGGGCCGGGCGTCACGCGCCCGTGTGGGTGAACATCGGCAAGAACAAAGACACGCCCAACGAGGAAGCCGCCGACGACTACCTGAAGGCGGTGGCGGCGCTGCATGCTCGCGCCGACGGCTTCGTGATCAATGTCAGCAGTCCGAATACACCCGGTCTGCGCTCTCTTCAGGCCGCAGACGAGCTGTCGCGGCTGGTGGGCGCGGTGCTGGCAGAAGTGACGGCGCGGCGTCCCGGCCTGCCGGTCCTCGTCAAGCTGTCACCCGATATGGAGGCGGGCGATTTCGCCGCGAGTGTGTCGGCGGTGGCCGAGGTGGGGGTGTCGGGCCTGATCGTGTCGAACACTACCCTCAGCCGGGACGGTCTGAGCAGCGCGGCGCGGGGCGAGGCGGGCGGGCTGAGCGGTCGCCCGCTGGAAGCCCGCTCGACCGCCCTGATCGCTCAGAGTTACCGCCTGAGCGCCGGAAAACTCCCTCTGGTGGGGGTGGGAGGCATCTTCAGCGCCCAGGACGCCTACCGCAAGATTCGTGCCGGAGCCAGTCTGGTCGAGCTGTACACCGCTCTGATCTACGCGGGGCCGACGCTGCCCGCCCGCATCAACGCGGGACTGAAAGAACTGCTGCGCCGCGACGGGTTCACGCACGTCAGCGAAGCGGTCGGGGTGGATGTCAGGGCTTGA
- the arr gene encoding NAD(+)--rifampin ADP-ribosyltransferase — protein MFEKTDVLDHGPFYHGTKADLKVGDLLTAGFNSNYRPEVVMNHIYFTALVNGAGLAAALAKGDGRDRIYIVEPTGSFENDPNVTDKKFPGNPTRSYRSRAPLKIVGEVANWDRQTPEELQKWRERLASIKGEIVN, from the coding sequence ATGTTTGAGAAGACTGATGTTCTAGACCACGGTCCCTTCTATCACGGAACGAAAGCGGATTTGAAGGTTGGTGATCTGCTGACGGCAGGCTTTAACTCGAACTACAGACCGGAAGTTGTCATGAACCATATTTACTTCACGGCGTTGGTGAATGGAGCTGGACTTGCAGCAGCTCTGGCTAAAGGCGATGGCCGCGATCGTATTTACATCGTCGAGCCTACGGGGAGCTTTGAGAACGACCCGAACGTGACAGATAAAAAATTTCCTGGCAATCCAACGCGCTCGTATCGCAGCCGAGCACCATTGAAAATCGTCGGCGAGGTCGCGAACTGGGACAGGCAAACACCAGAGGAACTGCAAAAATGGCGCGAGCGGTTGGCAAGTATTAAAGGAGAAATCGTCAACTAG
- a CDS encoding aminoglycoside phosphotransferase family protein yields MRVSTLLASGASVQVYRAGSVAVRVATPRQGEEVSFQSDAQIRRLLHAAGQPVSVPLKLGILPGGVCYSLDTFVQGEPCADLSEHDCRALGGVLSALHTLPCSHFGLLQDRSDMLAGHASSFADGLRTRLNDAWPYGTGSLEHHPLTGTQPAIWPRLRALHRELLALKTAPVVVCHTDLHSGQLLWIRADDGTRRLSALLDFGDAACGPVCWDVASFAYFHGWERADWLRDGLSSPPPMREAALFGVLLAFHRARRAHSLKRPADLHRAQAFLAVTLERLTAQAGDRA; encoded by the coding sequence ATGAGGGTCTCGACGCTGCTGGCGAGTGGGGCCAGCGTGCAGGTGTACCGGGCGGGCAGCGTGGCGGTCCGAGTGGCGACTCCCCGTCAGGGCGAAGAGGTGTCCTTTCAGTCTGACGCGCAGATCCGGCGGCTGCTCCACGCGGCGGGGCAGCCGGTGTCGGTGCCGCTGAAACTGGGCATCCTGCCCGGCGGCGTGTGCTACAGCCTGGATACCTTTGTTCAGGGCGAACCGTGCGCCGACCTGAGCGAACACGACTGCCGCGCACTGGGCGGGGTGCTCTCGGCGCTGCATACACTTCCGTGCAGCCATTTCGGCCTGTTGCAGGACCGCTCCGATATGCTGGCAGGCCACGCCTCATCCTTTGCCGACGGGCTTCGCACCCGCCTGAACGACGCCTGGCCCTACGGAACAGGGTCTCTAGAGCACCATCCACTGACCGGCACGCAGCCAGCGATCTGGCCCCGGCTGCGGGCGCTGCACCGGGAACTCCTGGCCCTGAAAACGGCTCCTGTCGTGGTCTGTCATACCGACCTGCACTCCGGCCAGCTGTTGTGGATACGGGCAGACGACGGCACGCGGCGGCTGTCGGCGCTGCTCGATTTCGGGGATGCGGCCTGCGGTCCGGTGTGCTGGGATGTGGCGTCGTTCGCCTATTTTCACGGCTGGGAGCGGGCCGACTGGCTGCGTGATGGCCTGAGTTCTCCGCCTCCGATGCGTGAAGCAGCGCTGTTCGGCGTGCTGCTGGCTTTTCACCGTGCTCGCCGCGCCCACTCGCTGAAGCGTCCAGCCGACCTGCACCGAGCACAGGCTTTTCTTGCGGTCACGCTGGAGCGGCTGACGGCGCAGGCAGGCGACCGGGCCTGA
- a CDS encoding redoxin domain-containing protein gives MTISRLRRTLSALLLFGGLGGSAVAVSAGQPAPDFIRGGQWFNAPTPPTIASLRGKVVIVNLWVYSCINCHNSLPTLKRWYDTYRADGLEIVGIHTPELSSDRPAANVAAALKVDGISWPVMQDNDNATWNAYNNEYWPTFYLIDRRGVVRMVHAGEISSRYPQAIPGLEAELKKLLAEK, from the coding sequence ATGACCATCTCACGCCTCCGCCGGACACTCTCCGCACTCCTGCTGTTCGGTGGGCTGGGCGGGAGCGCTGTCGCCGTCTCGGCAGGTCAGCCCGCCCCCGACTTCATTCGCGGCGGTCAGTGGTTCAACGCGCCCACACCGCCCACTATCGCCTCGCTGCGCGGCAAGGTCGTGATCGTCAATCTGTGGGTGTACTCGTGCATCAACTGTCATAACAGCCTGCCCACCCTGAAACGCTGGTACGACACCTACCGCGCAGACGGGCTGGAAATCGTGGGCATCCACACGCCGGAACTGTCTTCAGACCGACCTGCCGCCAATGTCGCGGCGGCGCTGAAGGTGGACGGGATAAGCTGGCCGGTGATGCAGGACAACGACAACGCCACCTGGAACGCCTACAACAACGAATACTGGCCCACCTTCTATCTGATCGACCGCCGGGGTGTGGTCCGGATGGTGCATGCCGGGGAGATTTCCAGCCGCTATCCGCAGGCGATTCCCGGTCTGGAAGCAGAGCTGAAAAAGCTGCTGGCCGAGAAGTGA
- a CDS encoding MerR family transcriptional regulator: MTPPSTTALYTAHEVEARTGIPATTLRQWERRYGFPSPARSSGGYRLYSDFDMSCLDFIRARQAEGLTVSRAVYLMREHLAIPARPMSGVSGPLVSSLVAALLAPDHVEAARLLTQAHTELGTEALMLSLIQPALVQIGLLWERGEITIAHEHLASAFLRSRVSQMLEVAGQDAEGPLVIAACGPGEFHEIGLMMLSVVLCRRGMQVRYLGANMPLSDLASYVRHAGAEALLLTMNTEESLLAFRAEQPELSGLKVPLYLGGVLLNQSPDLAAELGGAYLGGGALEAAEELRRRLKTPTVPDLL; encoded by the coding sequence ATGACGCCTCCTTCCACAACAGCCCTGTACACCGCGCATGAAGTGGAAGCTCGCACCGGCATTCCGGCCACCACCCTGCGGCAGTGGGAGCGGCGCTACGGGTTTCCTTCGCCTGCCCGCAGCTCCGGGGGATACCGCCTTTACAGCGACTTCGACATGTCGTGCCTGGACTTTATCCGGGCGCGTCAGGCCGAAGGGTTGACGGTCAGCCGCGCCGTGTACCTGATGCGCGAACATCTGGCGATTCCTGCCCGGCCCATGTCGGGCGTCTCCGGGCCGCTGGTGTCGTCGCTGGTCGCAGCGCTGCTCGCGCCCGATCACGTCGAGGCGGCGCGGCTGCTGACGCAGGCCCACACCGAACTGGGCACCGAGGCCCTGATGCTGTCGCTGATACAGCCGGCGCTGGTCCAGATCGGACTTCTGTGGGAGCGGGGCGAGATCACCATCGCGCACGAGCATCTGGCGTCGGCGTTTCTGAGGTCGAGGGTGAGTCAGATGCTCGAAGTGGCGGGTCAGGATGCCGAAGGACCGCTGGTGATCGCTGCGTGCGGCCCCGGCGAATTCCATGAGATCGGACTGATGATGCTGTCGGTGGTGTTGTGCCGCCGTGGAATGCAGGTACGGTATCTGGGGGCCAATATGCCGCTCTCGGATCTGGCGAGCTACGTGCGCCATGCCGGAGCAGAGGCGCTGCTGCTGACCATGAATACCGAAGAAAGTCTGCTGGCCTTCCGTGCTGAGCAACCCGAACTGAGCGGGCTGAAGGTGCCGCTGTATCTGGGGGGTGTCCTGCTGAATCAGTCTCCGGATCTGGCCGCCGAACTGGGCGGTGCGTATCTGGGGGGCGGAGCGCTGGAAGCGGCCGAGGAGCTGCGGCGGCGGCTGAAGACGCCCACTGTCCCTGACCTTCTCTGA
- a CDS encoding complex I NDUFA9 subunit family protein gives MNILVTGASGFVGRGVVAELTKRGHTVLAASREGQDVGAARGLKMDVGDLGSVQRGMGSVADLGAVVHLVGIIAEKGAQTFARVHVEATRNMLSSTPRRARYLHMSALGADPASQSGYSRSKGEAESLVRASGLDFTIFRPSLIFGPGDDFFGRVLKQLVSLPPVVPQIGDGRFPFRPVSLSDVATAFAQALAVPSSVGQTYALTGPQEYTFRELLELELKALGKRKPILPVPLALMNLAVPLMNLLPSPPITRDQYVMLKAGNTAPPEPARTMFALPMLHLEDLLPQIVGKKG, from the coding sequence ATGAACATTCTGGTCACGGGAGCATCCGGGTTTGTGGGCCGGGGAGTGGTGGCCGAGCTGACGAAGCGCGGGCATACGGTGCTGGCAGCCTCGCGGGAGGGTCAGGACGTGGGCGCGGCGCGGGGCCTGAAGATGGACGTGGGCGATCTGGGCAGCGTCCAGCGCGGTATGGGCAGCGTGGCCGACCTGGGCGCGGTGGTGCATCTGGTGGGAATCATCGCCGAAAAAGGTGCTCAGACCTTTGCGCGGGTGCATGTCGAGGCCACGCGCAACATGCTGAGCAGCACGCCGCGCCGCGCCCGCTACCTGCACATGAGCGCCCTGGGAGCCGATCCCGCCAGCCAGAGCGGTTACAGCCGCAGCAAGGGCGAGGCCGAGTCGCTGGTGCGTGCCAGCGGTCTGGACTTCACCATCTTCCGCCCGTCGCTGATTTTTGGGCCCGGTGACGATTTTTTCGGGCGCGTTCTGAAACAGCTCGTGAGCCTGCCGCCGGTGGTGCCGCAGATCGGAGACGGCAGGTTCCCGTTTCGCCCGGTCAGTCTGAGTGACGTGGCGACAGCCTTCGCGCAGGCGCTGGCGGTCCCGTCGTCGGTGGGGCAGACCTACGCCCTGACCGGGCCGCAGGAGTACACCTTTCGCGAACTGCTGGAACTGGAACTGAAGGCCCTGGGCAAGCGCAAGCCGATCCTGCCGGTGCCCCTCGCCCTGATGAATCTGGCGGTGCCGCTGATGAACCTGCTGCCCAGCCCGCCCATCACCCGCGATCAGTACGTCATGCTCAAGGCGGGCAACACCGCGCCCCCGGAACCCGCCCGCACGATGTTCGCACTGCCGATGCTGCACCTCGAAGACCTGCTGCCGCAGATCGTGGGCAAGAAGGGCTGA